The following proteins are encoded in a genomic region of Amphiura filiformis chromosome 11, Afil_fr2py, whole genome shotgun sequence:
- the LOC140163740 gene encoding short transient receptor potential channel 5-like: MILVQQLLKHDIQVSNALLKSVDVGFAATVKVICEYAQNLPTNESRIAVLECHGEDQEFHPDVTPIILAAQRNDFTLVQLLLNAGASIPENLKNDSTRASDIFQKSVGLLEIYKGLASEAYVSQKYPDPVDRAFVLSDTLQKLSKSEVSFKSSYLELAETMNRLGTDIISGARSTEEILTVLSHHDHDGDDTDNVNMGPFPKLSRAIQFDQRRAA, from the exons ATGA TACTAGTTCAACAGCTTTTGAAACATGACATCCAAGTCTCCAATGCTTTGCTGAAATCGGTCGATGTTGGTTTTGCGGCAACTGTAAAAGTCATCTGTGAATATGCTCAAAACTTACCG ACAAACGAAAGTCGTATTGCTGTATTGGAATGTCACGGTGAGGACCAAGAATTTCATCCGGATGTTACTCCCATCATACTGGCCGCACAGCGTAATGATTTCACATTGGTACAG CTTCTTCTGAATGCTGGTGCAAGTATCCCGGAAAACTTGAAAAACGACTCAACAAGAGCAAGCGACATTTTTCAGAAATCCGTGGGTCTACTTGAAATCTATAAGGGATTGGCTAGTGAAGCTTATGTATCTCAAAAATACCCCGATCCTGTGGATAGGGCATTTGTATTAAGTGACACCCTTCAGAAGCTCAGTAAG AGTGAAGTCTCCTTTAAATCAAGTTACCTGGAACTTGCTGAAACAATGAATCGGCTCGGTACGGATATCATCTCCGGCGCAAGGAGTACTGAAGAG ATCTTGACCGTTTTatctcatcatgatcatgatggagACGATACCGACAACGTGAATATGGGACCGTTTCCAAAGTTGTCCAGAGCGATACAATTTGACCAAAGGAGG gcggcatag